In Arthrobacter sp. MN05-02, one genomic interval encodes:
- a CDS encoding ABC transporter permease, with amino-acid sequence MPILRRILTRLLVGIGVLWGAATLTFLAVHLIPGDTALLILGGPDARPTAETLAQVRSDYLLDQPFIVQYGSYLGNLLQGDLGQSYRLRLPVTDAIGQQIGATAALAAAAVAVALPLTLAVAVLSAQRANWIRSIVSGVEVVLAATPTFIIGFALLIVFSFSLRWFPIGGNQGMAALVLPALTLGLAIFGTLSQVLRNELEDVLEQPFILTARSRGMRDLPVRMRHALRHAAIPVMTMSGFVVAALLGGSVIVETLFSRQGIGSLTLASVYNKDLPVIIGIVLLSAAVYVVVNLVIDLLYTLIDPKVVTA; translated from the coding sequence GTGCCGATCCTCCGACGCATCCTCACCCGCCTGCTGGTCGGCATCGGCGTGCTCTGGGGCGCGGCCACCCTGACCTTCCTCGCGGTCCACCTGATCCCGGGCGACACGGCCCTGCTGATCCTCGGCGGTCCGGACGCGCGGCCCACGGCCGAGACCCTCGCCCAGGTCCGCAGCGACTACCTCCTCGACCAGCCGTTCATCGTGCAGTACGGCAGCTACCTCGGCAACCTGCTGCAGGGTGACCTGGGCCAGTCCTACCGGCTCCGGCTGCCCGTCACGGATGCCATCGGCCAGCAGATCGGCGCGACGGCGGCACTCGCGGCTGCGGCCGTCGCCGTCGCCCTCCCGCTGACCCTCGCCGTCGCCGTCCTGTCCGCGCAGCGGGCCAACTGGATCCGGTCGATCGTCTCCGGCGTCGAAGTGGTCCTCGCCGCGACACCGACCTTCATCATCGGGTTCGCCCTGCTGATCGTCTTCTCGTTCTCGCTGCGCTGGTTCCCGATCGGTGGCAACCAGGGCATGGCGGCGCTGGTCCTGCCGGCGCTCACGCTGGGCCTCGCCATCTTCGGGACGCTCTCGCAGGTCCTCCGCAACGAGCTCGAGGACGTACTGGAGCAACCCTTCATCCTCACGGCGAGGTCCCGCGGGATGCGCGACCTCCCGGTGCGCATGCGGCACGCACTCCGGCACGCCGCCATCCCGGTGATGACGATGTCAGGATTCGTCGTCGCCGCGCTCCTCGGCGGATCGGTCATCGTCGAGACCCTGTTCAGCAGGCAGGGCATCGGTTCGCTGACACTGGCCTCCGTCTACAACAAGGACCTCCCCGTCATCATCGGCATCGTATTGCTCTCCGCCGCGGTGTACGTGGTGGTCAACCTGGTGATCGACCTCCTCTACACGCTCATCGACCCGAAAGTGGTGACAGCATGA
- a CDS encoding ABC transporter permease, with the protein MSITSRPAPPDAVPLAPTPPAPPAIPVRGLRVRRARRWRVRPGILLASAFLLWLAAAVLAPGLLSSANPYAVDPSRSFEAPNGTAWFGTDDSGADNYSRIVHGAATSLYIGLGATAIGVLGGTAIGLLAGLNGRLVEASVMRFLDVTLAIPEILLALVVIGIIGDGTENAILAIGAGSIAYYARITRAQTHLVRRSGYVEAARTLGLPAWRVLLTHIVPNVIKPVLVLATIGVGSAIGAGASLSFLGLGTPPPAPEWGAMLSAGRNFISNAPWMITIPAAFLVATVLSITVLGRELRRRSEGRLA; encoded by the coding sequence ATGAGCATCACCTCGCGCCCTGCTCCCCCCGACGCGGTTCCCCTGGCGCCGACGCCTCCGGCTCCTCCTGCCATCCCCGTCCGCGGGCTCCGCGTCCGGCGAGCGCGACGATGGCGCGTCAGGCCCGGCATCCTGCTGGCCTCGGCCTTCCTCCTGTGGCTGGCGGCGGCGGTCCTGGCACCGGGTCTGCTCTCCTCGGCTAATCCGTACGCGGTGGATCCCTCCCGGAGCTTCGAAGCGCCGAACGGGACGGCCTGGTTCGGTACCGACGACTCCGGTGCGGACAACTACTCCCGGATCGTGCACGGTGCCGCCACCTCGCTGTACATCGGACTCGGCGCGACGGCGATCGGCGTGCTGGGCGGGACGGCCATCGGTCTCCTCGCCGGGCTCAACGGGCGCCTGGTCGAGGCATCCGTGATGCGCTTCCTCGACGTCACCCTCGCCATCCCGGAGATCCTGCTCGCGCTGGTGGTCATCGGCATCATCGGCGACGGCACGGAGAATGCGATCCTCGCGATCGGGGCGGGCAGCATCGCCTACTACGCCCGGATCACCAGGGCGCAGACGCACCTCGTCCGGCGGTCCGGCTATGTCGAGGCGGCCCGTACGCTGGGGCTGCCCGCCTGGCGGGTGCTCCTGACGCACATCGTCCCGAACGTCATCAAGCCGGTGCTGGTCCTGGCGACCATCGGGGTGGGATCCGCCATCGGTGCCGGTGCGTCCCTCAGCTTCCTCGGACTCGGCACGCCTCCCCCGGCCCCCGAGTGGGGCGCGATGCTCTCGGCGGGGCGCAACTTCATCTCCAACGCCCCCTGGATGATCACGATCCCCGCGGCGTTCCTTGTTGCCACCGTCCTGTCCATCACCGTTCTCGGGCGTGAACTCCGGCGCCGCTCCGAAGGAAGGCTCGCATGA